The nucleotide window CTCCATAGCCGTCCGTCCATGATTCAGTGATATCCCTTGCGTCAGCTCCCCTCATAAGACATTCTGATCCCGGAGGTTTGTTATATTTGGGTTGATTCTCCATTTGAGAAACAAACTGTTCGGAGACCAAACGATATCGACATGAAGTGCTTCCACATATTTGGCAAGTCTGGGCCTGTTAATCACCGTGAGAGCAACGAAAGGGTATCTTCTCTATATTCAAATTTTGGGTGACTGACGTGTTTCAAAATGAGCCTGATTCAATAACCAGTTTTAACCAACCAATGCAACGCTTGAACATGCTCCAGCAAGTTGACAACTTAACCCCAAgtaccaccgccaccaccaccacgtccGCCTCTCCTCTGCGCACTAAGACGCCAGTCATCAGCGCCGGCGTACTTGTTGTACAGCGGTTCGATCCGTTCGGCCTTCTTCCGCTTCGATAGCTTGTCGGTCGGCGCCATTTTGAAGAAGGTTGGTGCGGCCTCGACCAGCCACTTCGGCTCGATGCTGGTTGTGTAGTGCATGTACTCACGGGTGGTCAAGACCAAGGTGTGATAAACGACCCACTCAGCTTGCTTGCCGAAGAGCGCCGAGCTGGGATGCAGATACACCGGCGTGCCTTCGATCAGCGTCTTGTAACCCTCTTGAGGGTCCTTGCGAGCCGCGTTGCGGAAGAAACCGGCGCAAAGAGCTTGCCGGACCTTGTTGGTATCGCGGCCACAGCTGATGACGGGATGCCTGTGGCGATCCATGATCTTGACAATCTGGTCACGCACATCTTTGGCGCGCCGCATAGAACGTGCCTGAATGAAGTTCTCGAAACACCAAGGGTTCGCATACCCGTTGTTTTTCCACGAGTTGTAGACGTTGAGGAGGGTCAAATGATCTCCATGAGGATCGTGGAATTTGGCCTTCTTCTGGTCCGCCTGAGCTTGCTTCTCCTTGGGGCGATAAAAGACATTGGGGAGGTTGAGCATGGCGACAATAGTCACCATCTCGTCTGAACAGCCCTTTTCCACAGAGGCAATAAGAACTTTAGCAAGGGCTGGCTCCATTGGAAAATCAGCCATCTTTCTTCCAAGGCGTGTCAAAAGACCTTCGTCGTCCAGCGCAGCGAGGGCGTAGAGCTCTTCCAGGGCTGTAAGCATAGTATTGACGGGAGGTGGGTCCATAAAGTCGAACCGGAGAAGGTCGTTGATGCCCATGGCCTTCAGCATGAGGATGGTGTTAGACAGATTCTGGCGCTGGATTTCGGGGATTGTGGTAGGTAACATTTCAGACTGGTATGCGGCTTCTGTATACAGGCGGAAGCACTTTCCTGGTCCTGTTCTACCAGCTCGACCGGCTCTCTGGTTGGCTTGAGCCTGCGAAATAGGAGTGACAACCAACGAGTCCATGCCAAGTTTGGGGTCGTATGCGTTCTGCTTGACGAACCCTGGATCAACAACGTAGTAGATATGGTCGATCGTGATGGATGTCTCGGCAATGTTGGTCGCGATAACAACCTTTCGACTCCCTGGCGGCGCTGGGTCGAAAATCCTACTCTGCATCTCGCTAGGAAGGGCAGAGTAAACGGGCAAGATGAGAAGCTCAGGAACGTTAGGGCCCAAGGCTTTCATCCGTTCGTATAGAATTTCGCAAGCCGTGTCAATTTCTTCCTGTCCTGTCAAGAACAAAAGGATGTCGCCCATTGGCTCGCTGAGATGGATTTGCATGACGGTGGTGAGAGCGGCATCCAAGTAGTCTGACTCTGGCTCACGGGAGTAGAGAATCTCGACAGGGAATGTACGACCAGGGATGGTAAAGATGGGGCATTGGTTGAAGTACTCGCTGAACTTGTCGGCATCCAAGGTAGCACTAGTGACGATAACCTTGAGGTCctcccttctcttcattGTCTTTTTCAAAAGGGCAAAGAGCACGTCGGTGGCGATGGTACGTTCGTGGGCCTCATCAAGCATAATGACCGAGTATCTCTTAAGGTCGGGGTCGATCAGGATCTCTCTCTGAAGCATACCGTCGGTCATATACTTGATCTTGGTTGCTGGGCTGGTGACGTCCTCGAATCTGATGGTATAACCAACTTCTTGGCCAAGCTGGCAGCCGACTTCTTCAGAAACACGTTTCGCAACAGACACGGCGGCGACACGGCGAGGCTGCGTACATCCAATCATCCCATTGTTAGTAAAGCCGGCTTCAGCCAGGTATTGAGTAAGCTGTGTCGTTTTTCCGGATCCCGTCTCGCCGACAACAATAAGGACCTGGTTCTCCCTCACAGCCGTGATTAGTTGTTCTCTAAAGGCAAAGACGGGGAGAGATTCTCGTTGCTCCTTGATGCTCATGTTGGTGCGCCTGCCTAGCGACACTTCTTTGGGTGCAACGGCCCTCTTCCACTCAGGAACAGCATCGGGAGCCGCTGGTGCTGCTTGAGCGTTTTTGCGCAAATCACTAGCAAACTTTCTGGTCTCCGGGTTGGCCATAGGATCTTGCCATTGGGAGGACAAGTCAACCTTTTTCTCCTCTGCTTTTTTGGCTTCAGTCTCCTGCTGCCGCAGTTCCTTTCGTTCTTTGGCAAGATTGGTGCCTGCCATGGCGGCGCGGTTAAGGGACCCGTCGGGAGCTTTAACAACGCGGATGGGTGACAGCTCGAGTGACTGTTTGGTCTGTCCAGCCAGGAAGGGAGGTTCCTCGTCTCGAACCTCGATAtcaacatcctcctcaaGCTCCATCTGTCCCTCGCCTTTGAGTGTTGCCTGGTAGTCCTCTTCAAGTTCTGGGTAATCGGATGCCTTTGCAATGCCTGCCGCAATCATTTGACGAATCTCCCATCTTTCAGGAGacgtcatcctcttcttgtGTTGCCTGGCATTTGCTGTCGCTTGGAATGCTCCCTTGTCACCAAAGCCGTTGGTGACAACATTCTTTGTATCgtatcctcctctcccgccCAATGCCTCCATATTGGCGCCCGAACCTATCCGCAATTGCGGTGCGAGGTCCATGCCCGTCTCTTGGTCTACGTCCTTCATCGACAAACCTACTCTACCTCCCTCGAGCTTAAtgactttgactttgacttcCTGACCCTTGGATAAGAGATCCGAAGGGTGATTGACACGCTGACCGAAAGCGGATACATGTACTAAGCCGTCAACCTTGCCCTTAACGCCATGCAGGTTGACAAAGGCACCAAAGTCCTTGATTCCCGTGACGTGGCCTTCGTAAACCTTGTATAAAATAGGGGAGTCGTCCACCTCGCGCGGTGGTGGCCGTCGGAAATCACCATCGTATTCATCATCATATCGGCCCTTCCGTCGGCCTCTTGGTGGCGAAATTGACCTGGACCTTGACCTCGACCTTGACCGGTATCGCTCCTTGCGCTTCCTCTTCCCGTAGTCGTCTGCATAGTCGTCTCGTTCGGGGGTGCGGCTTCGTTTCCTTGGTCGTTCTTTCTCCGCTCTCTTAGGCTCGAGGCTTTCGAGTAAGGCCAGGGTGTCGTCGATGACATCCACTTCCTTGTCCGGGATGGACAGACCCTTGAACACCTTTGTCTTTTCCTCGGCAGATTGACCATGCTTCTCGTTTTCATCGGCGCGGGTCTGTCCATGGTTTTGGCCCTTGAACTTTGGGTGCAAGGTCAGGACAAGTCTGTCGATACTCTCAACCAAGCTGGGCGGGAAGTCGGCGCCGATGGTGGCCAACTTCTGCTTGAACTCGTCGAATGACCCGCATTCTACTCGTTGGGCGATGATGAACTCGGCGAGCGTCTTTTCGCTGACGCCCAAGTGGTTCTGCAACTCGGACGTGACCTTGGACACGAGCGACAGAAGCTCGAGGCTCTCCAAGTCGTCCATGGTGGTGGCCGTCTGGTGACTTCAGTAATTTGTGGCTATCGTCCGTGAATAAAATCGAAAGTTGTATGAACGTCTCTCAAGCAAAGGAGAGCGTTAGGACAGGGAATTCGACAGCTCCCGTCAACGGGCAGTGGAGGGGAGATCTGTTGTGATGGCTTGAGTTTTCGCAGAAGGTCCAGAAATCCGGCACCTCGAGACGATGTTGGGAGATACAGTGACAACGAATTGCCTGTAGCGGACGCGAAAAGCCGAAAAGTGCAGTGATGCGCGCGGCCTGTCCATTGCCAGCGGCCAGCGACAACGAGGCTCCATGATCCGCCAAGAAATGGAACCTGCCGGAGAGTTCCCGTGACTCATCGTTTTATTCCAGCCATCACAGCCACTTAAAATGGTATGGTTTTGGAAGCGCACGAGTCAGTACTCGATGCCAGTCATTGAAgggaaccttgatggccacataaccctaaccccgtCTCTAGCGGGCAGAATTGAGTCCGTTGAAGGAACGTCTTCCCTTTGCCCCTGTCGTTCATCGAATCGGGCGGGGTTCCTGGTAGCTTACGCAAGCTCCCCTGGCGCAGGGCCTGGCCTTTTCGGCGCGTGACCCGTCCAGTGACGAAGCCCCATCGGTTGCATCATTGAGGATCCGCAGCCTCTCCATCAGTCCATCTTTCCTCCATTCGTCTTACATCGTTTTGGATGCTTGAACCATTCCACTTACCATAAACATCAAGACCTTCGTTTTCAACCTACCTATTTATCGTCAAAATAGTCACACCTTTCCAGTCCTTTTTATTTGTATCCTTGCGTCGTCTTGGTTGCACAGTACAACAAGCACAACAATGTGGTCCACCGACATCTTCCTCGGCTTCTTAGCCATCCTCTTCCCACCGCTGCCTGGTAAGCTCAACATCATAGTTCAAACGAAGTCGCCTTACAAGGCTATCTACGATCATCCACTAACCCCTTCCCCACAGTCTGGGTCAAAACCGGCATCTGCTCCGCTGACTCTttcatcaacctcctcctctgcgtCCTCGGCTTCCTCCCCGGCCTTCTACACGCCTGGTACATCATTGCGAAGAACCCTACCCCACCATTTGACTACGACGGCGCCGTTTACGACGCCAATGACATCGGCCGTGTTGAAAGCGGTCAACGAATTTATGTCTTTGTCCACGACCAGCCCGGCAACAATCAAACCGGCGGTGGccgccactaccaccaccaacaagccGCCCACAAGAATCAGCAGCCGCAGCGACAAGGGCCCATGAATTACGGTACCACCGCTGGCCACGCGCCCCAAGATTCGGGTATTGCACATGCTGGTCCTAGCGCAGGAGGAGACAGCGACAACAGCCATGCTGCGCCCCCGCCGAGTTACGCGCAAGTAGTAGCAGGTGATCATAAAATTCAGACTCAGGATTAGGGTCCTTCAACATCTACGACGCCGATACCCACTGTTAATGGCTCTACTTCTGCAACCACCAAGACAGAGGGTGCTACTCGTTCTTTCAAAAATTGGAGGAGTGCGGCTTGCGATTGCCAGTGCGCTTGCGAGTGTCCTGAGCAGCAGTGTTGCAGCCCCCAACAACCGCAGTCGTCACATTTGGCTTTGGTGACGCAGTGGTTTCCTTTTTACGGATCTCCGTGGCATCCGTAAGGATTGTTGATCAGTATGTGAAGAGTTCTAGGAGATACAATGGGTTGCGGGAATGACCGATGATGGGTCAAGCAGGTATATTCAGGCAGGGACGGACTAGTCACTTTCATGCGCGTTGAGTTACTTCTTTGCTTTGATGGCTTATTACGATGGGATAGTACTGCGTTTGGTGTTGGGTTATTGTCAGGATATATGAGGACATGGGATTTGGAGGCAACAGTGGAATTTAACTTTCCATTATTTTCGGCGACCTGTGCTTTCTCTTGTGATCCACGATGAACAAGGAAACTTATTCCTGTTGGTATCTGCTAGTCTCCTATGTTTAACGGCCGAGATTCTACGCAACAATGGTGATAAGACTACACTCCAACCTCTCCAGCGAGCTCGATTTGCCTTCATCTAATGCTGCCCATGGTAATTTGGCCGTGTCTTTGCAACGCACAGCCTGCGAGGGTAGAACAACCTACTTATGCTGTTCCTCCATGTAACCATATGTTTTCGCTCAGAACCCACCATTTCGAATGTCATTCTCAGTTGCAATGACGGTTGCATGACCCCAGATTCCCACTGAAGAACTAAAGTGCCCACTCAATTTCATCATCTCCAACTGCAGAACCAGCCGGGGCGTTGTCAACCGGGGCACTACCGACCGGGAGAGCATTAACCGGGGAAGCATCAACCTCCGGGGCGTCATCCTCTAGGTCAGCGTTCAAGAAGTCGCCCATGCCATCGCCGCCCTCAAACGATCCGGTAGGGTTGTGGATGCTCGGGCCCGGCCTGGGATTCACCACCGGCTCCTTGTATCCCCACATAAGCTCCTGGGGTAGGAACTCGTAAAAGGTTGGATAGCCGTCCACCGATTTTTTGATGAATCCGACGCCGTAGTTCAACAGACAGATGTCCATCTTGAACTTGAAGCCAACCTTCATCAGAGCCaagatctcctcctccattacCAGATTGTAGGTAACATCCTCTACCGTGTTGTGCATTGTGTTCTCCCAACCGTCGCGAACAACGGTGGGTTTCACCTGAAAGAAGCCACAGGGTTTAATCGTGTTAGCATCACCAAGGTGCTTGTTGATACTCATAAACTTGGCGTGGCACTCGTCGTTGGGCAAAACGATGCTCACCACCTCGTACGCCTGCTGAGTGATGGTCTTGTTGACGGTCGGGAACCCGGCCAGCTCTTTGAATCTGATGCCGTTTTCGTGTCCGCACTTGGAGCTCATGAGAATGGACATCACAATGCCGATATTCTGGCGGGCGGCTTTCTCGTCCATCAATTCGCGTGCCCAGGCCAtttcatcgtcgtcctcgcaGGTCACGAGACGGGCGGCGGAACTAAAATTAccagggaggaggaggagggtctgGACGAGCAAAGGCATTTCCTCACGAGCCTTTCGACAGATCTTTTGAGCATTCTTGATGTCCTCGGCGTACTCAGGGCAAACGTCGTGAAGATCAACGTACTTGAGGAAGTTGGATACAAGATCTACGCCGGCAGCATAGTCTGCTGCTCCGGGGGTAGTCAGACGCATCAGGGTCTCGGAGCTACGAACATTAGCTTCATGACAGTCAAGGAGGAGACAAGTTGAACTAACAAGAATCCAGCGGCCACGCCGGTAAAATCGACATCCCAGTGCTCCGGCTGGTTGGGATTATAGTAGCGAGAAGCATGCATACCAGGCTTGCGCTGCACGTAGTCGTTGGCCGCGATATCACGGATGTCGTCCTTGTCCAAGCCGTCCAAGTCACGGCTGGTAAGCGACGCGGTACCCTGAAACTGGCGAGTAGTAGTATCAATGCCGCCCAAGAACAGATATCTGCTGAATAGGTTCTCCTTCGTGCTATCGAAGCGACGACGGGCACGGTAGCGTTGAATACACTCCTCGATGCGGTCAACGAAAGGCCGGCCGGGTGGGTAGATGgacttcctctcttcttcgtaCTCCGCCGGCGTAATAGGAGGGTCGCAGAAGTACTCTGACAGTAAGAGCGATGTCAATATACCGAGTGAGCGGGAATGGTGCGGTAGACTTGCGATCGTCATGGAAAAACACGATAAACTTACCTTCAAAACCAGTGGGGCGCTTCTTCTGACCCTTGCTCTTCTTggactttttcttcttcttaggtaCTGCAGTTTCGGCCAAGGGCATGTTCTCCTTGCCATCAACAGGGCTCGTGTCGCCATCTGACggcttggcctcctcctcaccatgggcggcggcgttgtcgttgtcagAAGACGGCCTGGCTGCTGTCACTTCCGCCGGAACGTCCCCCGAAGAGGCGGAGTCCTGGACGTGAGTAGACATGCTCGGGCAAGGGTGTAAGCGAATCAATTGGGCGAGAAGTGATTACGGCCTGGTGGTCTTTGTGGTGGCTGTGAGAATTCTACACCTCCGCGTCCCTGTTGGTCTTTCGGTGAGTGACAGGTGAGTAGAAtgtgatgatggaggggTTTTCAGGCTAGGTCTACCCAGACACTCGCCGACCGTTTGCTCTCAAATGGTTTTGCGGCGTCCAGAATTTGCGCAGAACGTACGCGTGTGATCCAAATTTGCTAAGGCTTGCTGTTTTGCGGCTGAGACTGCCTGCTGGGTGGTTGTCGCTGCCTTTTTGGTCGGTGTGAGAAAGGCAGAATTAATGTAGAGGAAGACTGCAGGGTAAAAAAGAAGCCAGAAATGATTTTGTACTGGCAAAAGTACGGACCGGcagagaaaaggaaacagAAGGAAGCcaatagaggtagttagtTTAGTCACAGTTAATGAGATGAATTCGAGATCTGAAACTCATCCGATATCGACCGCTTCACTGCTCTTTTGCGTAGCAAACTGGAGCAGCATCATGTTTCCATCGCATCCGTGGTCCACGAGATGAAGTTACCGATTCTATCCCGGACAACTTTGCCAAACGGTTTTCCTAGGTAGAGAGGATTGTAAACTAACTGCATGAAAGTTATCGACAGAAATATGTGAGACGAAGGTTGAACCTTCCGGCTGTATCGAAATTTGGTGTGGTGTTGAGTCGGCAAGAACGAAGGACACTTCTCTTCACTCGCCTTCCGCGCTGCTAAAGAGCTGTCCCTGCAGACTGCAAACGCTGCAATGTACCTCGGTCTAAGCTCTCATCTGGAATGCCACTATGGGGGTTGCGCCTTAGATCTTTCTCGTGTTCCATTTCAAATCGCGACGAAGAGACAAAGAGCAGACGGGGCGACA belongs to Neurospora crassa OR74A linkage group IV, whole genome shotgun sequence and includes:
- a CDS encoding ATP-dependent RNA helicase DHX8; this translates as MDDLESLELLSLVSKVTSELQNHLGVSEKTLAEFIIAQRVECGSFDEFKQKLATIGADFPPSLVESIDRLVLTLHPKFKGQNHGQTRADENEKHGQSAEEKTKVFKGLSIPDKEVDVIDDTLALLESLEPKRAEKERPRKRSRTPERDDYADDYGKRKRKERYRSRSRSRSRSISPPRGRRKGRYDDEYDGDFRRPPPREVDDSPILYKVYEGHVTGIKDFGAFVNLHGVKGKVDGLVHVSAFGQRVNHPSDLLSKGQEVKVKVIKLEGGRVGLSMKDVDQETGMDLAPQLRIGSGANMEALGGRGGYDTKNVVTNGFGDKGAFQATANARQHKKRMTSPERWEIRQMIAAGIAKASDYPELEEDYQATLKGEGQMELEEDVDIEVRDEEPPFLAGQTKQSLELSPIRVVKAPDGSLNRAAMAGTNLAKERKELRQQETEAKKAEEKKVDLSSQWQDPMANPETRKFASDLRKNAQAAPAAPDAVPEWKRAVAPKEVSLGRRTNMSIKEQRESLPVFAFREQLITAVRENQVLIVVGETGSGKTTQLTQYLAEAGFTNNGMIGCTQPRRVAAVSVAKRVSEEVGCQLGQEVGYTIRFEDVTSPATKIKYMTDGMLQREILIDPDLKRYSVIMLDEAHERTIATDVLFALLKKTMKRREDLKVIVTSATLDADKFSEYFNQCPIFTIPGRTFPVEILYSREPESDYLDAALTTVMQIHLSEPMGDILLFLTGQEEIDTACEILYERMKALGPNVPELLILPVYSALPSEMQSRIFDPAPPGSRKVVIATNIAETSITIDHIYYVVDPGFVKQNAYDPKLGMDSLVVTPISQAQANQRAGRAGRTGPGKCFRLYTEAAYQSEMLPTTIPEIQRQNLSNTILMLKAMGINDLLRFDFMDPPPVNTMLTALEELYALAALDDEGLLTRLGRKMADFPMEPALAKVLIASVEKGCSDEMVTIVAMLNLPNVFYRPKEKQAQADQKKAKFHDPHGDHLTLLNVYNSWKNNGYANPWCFENFIQARSMRRAKDVRDQIVKIMDRHRHPVISCGRDTNKVRQALCAGFFRNAARKDPQEGYKTLIEGTPVYLHPSSALFGKQAEWVVYHTLVLTTREYMHYTTSIEPKWLVEAAPTFFKMAPTDKLSKRKKAERIEPLYNKYAGADDWRLSAQRRGGRGGGGGGTWG
- a CDS encoding stress response RCI peptide, whose product is MWSTDIFLGFLAILFPPLPVWVKTGICSADSFINLLLCVLGFLPGLLHAWYIIAKNPTPPFDYDGAVYDANDIGRVESGQRIYVFVHDQPGNNQTGGGRHYHHQQAAHKNQQPQRQGPMNYGTTAGHAPQDSGIAHAGPSAGGDSDNSHAAPPPSYAQVVAGDHKIQTQD